One region of Danio aesculapii chromosome 7, fDanAes4.1, whole genome shotgun sequence genomic DNA includes:
- the ugt5g1 gene encoding UDP glucuronosyltransferase 5 family, polypeptide G1, with protein MDLSSKWLSALTCLLSVVCCCHGGNILVFPEDGSHWVNMQVILRKLHTHGHSFTVVRSSKSWYIQENSALYNTITVNPMETEDVGQDYFNMLLERSLALQKMSPLVRFFEQQKDITTVLKVFHNGVLRMVSAMLDDAELVKSLREAKFDLLLTDPAFPAGVLVANFLNLPMVYNVRWLNAGDAHMQTAPSPPSYVPMYNSLLHDHMTFQQRVENFLRYLCSLLQEQYVIVPIYRELLERHFPPGSDLLSMQQSADIWLMRMDFVFEFPRPTMPNIIYMGGFQCKPAQALPVDLEEFMQSSGEHGVVFMSLGAMVGALPRTITEAIASAFAKIPQKVMWRYHGERPSTLGNNTLLLEWFPQNDLLGHPKTRAFVSHGGTNGIYEAIYHGVPVLALPLLFDQFDNVMRLQVRGAARVLQVATLTSQEFLEGLKDVLENPLYRSSIRKMSELHRDQPISPLDSATFWIEYVMRHKGAAHLRSKANNLAWYSYHSLDVLAFLLAIAVIAFWTSVYVCRFLCCRKSIKKRKVD; from the coding sequence ATGGATTTGAGCTCCAAATGGTTATCTGCACTGACTTGTCTTCTGTCTGTGGTCTGTTGCTGTCATGGTGGAAATATCCTGGTGTTTCCAGAGGACGGCAGCCATTGGGTGAACATGCAAGTCATTTTAAGGAAGCTCCACACCCACGGCCATAGCTTTACAGTGGTGCGTTCGTCTAAAAGTTGGTACATCCAAGAGAACTCCGCTCTCTACAACACCATCACCGTCAACCCAATGGAGACTGAAGACGTGGGCCAGGACTACTTTAACATGCTATTAGAGAGGTCACTAGCACTGCAAAAGATGTCCCCGTTGGTCCGTTTCTTCGAACAGCAGAAAGATATCACCACCGTATTGAAGGTGTTTCACAATGGGGTACTCCGAATGGTTTCGGCCATGTTGGATGATGCAGAGCTTGTCAAAAGCTTGCGAGAAGCTAAATTCGACCTGTTGCTAACAGATCCTGCGTTCCCAGCCGGAGTCCTGGTAGCAAATTTCCTCAACCTTCCAATGGTTTATAATGTACGCTGGCTGAATGCAGGTGATGCTCACATGCAAACTGCTCCATCTCCTCCATCATATGTCCCGATGTACAACTCACTACTCCATGACCATATGACCTTCCAACAGCGAGTGGAAAATTTCCTACGCTATCTATGTAGCCTCCTTCAGGAGCAATACGTAATTGTGCCAATTTACAGAGAACTGCTTGAACGTCACTTCCCGCCAGGAAGTGATCTTCTATCAATGCAGCAATCTGCTGACATTTGGTTGATGAGAATGGACTTTGTTTTTGAATTTCCAAGGCCCACCATGCCAAACATCATCTACATGGGTGGCTTTCAGTGTAAGCCAGCTCAAGCGCTTCCAGTGGATCTAGAAGAATTCATGCAGAGCTCTGGCGAACATGGAGTAGTCTTCATGTCATTGGGAGCTATGGTCGGCGCTCTTCCTAGAACAATTACGGAAGCCATTGCTTCAGCCTTTGCTAAGATTCCTCAGAAAGTCATGTGGAGATATCATGGAGAACGGCCTTCAACTTTGGGTAACAACACTTTACTTTTAGAGTGGTTTCCACAGAATGATCTCCTGGGCCATCCAAAGACTCGTGCGTTTGTATCTCATGGGGGCACCAATGGCATCTACGAAGCTATTTACCATGGAGTCCCTGTTTTGGCTTTGCCGCTCCTCTTTGACCAGTTCGACAATGTTATGCGACTCCAGGTTCGAGGTGCCGCTCGAGTGCTTCAAGTCGCAACTCTTACATCTCAAGAATTCCTTGAAGGCCTTAAAGATGTGCTTGAGAACCCACTGTACCGAAGTAGCATCCGCAAAATGTCAGAACTGCATCGCGATCAACCCATCTCTCCTCTTGATAGTGCTACTTTTTGGATTGAATATGTAATGAGGCACAAAGGTGCAGCTCACCTTCGTTCGAAGGCTAATAATTTGGCTTGGTACTCATACCACAGTCTTGATGTGTTGGCGTTTCTTTTGGCAATCGCTGTGATTGCTTTTTGGACGTCGGTGTACGTCTGCAGATTTTTGTGTTGCAGGAAATCAATCAAGAAGAGGAAGGTGGACTGA
- the si:dkey-165a24.9 gene encoding probable G-protein coupled receptor 132 gives MLLNLTNGSCQIPLANDRAGLTYIYSLAFSIGLPANLLSLWGLYQLGRSGGGGCQLVYILNLLLSDLLQLLTLPLWILYLQGDHHWPYGSVTCQLVGYVFYVNLYASVIFLCLIALDRCLAIVYPLSSRGVRKVRVAAFSGVVVWTLIFLFCLTGLYPSVFEPERELCLEQYPVSARYAYFKIATVALGFLMPCSILGYTSARIGRTLRNSPSVADHERRRIVATLVVITVIFIVIFGPYHLVVGYRFVTLLLTESDKEQCSVEVSLYLYYRICYGLTSLNTLLDPLFYIFLCNDARQELRRSLLCPCRGHRVHRSSRVQTFPRGRHSLSADV, from the exons ATGCTGCTGA ATTTGACCAATGGGAGCTGCCAAATCCCTCTGGCAAATGACCGAGCAGGACTGACCTACATCTACAGCCTGGCCTTCTCCATAGGCCTCCCAGCCAACCTGCTGTCCCTCTGGGGTCTGTACCAGCTGGGTCGGTCAGGCGGAGGAGGCTGCCAGCTGGTTTATATCCTCAACCTACTGCTTTCAGACCTGCTCCAGCTCCTCACCTTGCCTCTGTGGATCCTCTACCTGCAGGGCGACCACCACTGGCCTTACGGGTCTGTCACATGCCAGCTTGTGGGCTACGTTTTTTATGTTAACCTCTACGCCAGCGTTATTTTTCTTTGTCTCATCGCTCTGGACCGCTGCCTAGCAATCGTCTATCCTTTAAGTAGCCGCGGTGTACGGAAAGTACGTGTGGCTGCATTTTCCGGAGTGGTCGTGTGGACTTTAATATTTCTCTTCTGTCTGACCGGCCTGTACCCGTCTGTGTTCGAGCCGGAGAGAGAGCTGTGTTTGGAGCAGTATCCTGTGAGCGCCAGATACGCTTACTTTAAAATCGCAACAGTCGCTTTAGGATTTCTGATGCCCTGCTCTATACTAGG GTACACCTCTGCCCGAATTGGGCGGACTCTCCGAAACTCCCCGTCTGTGGCAGATCACGAACGTCGCAGGATTGTCGCCACCTTGGTTGTCATCACCGTCATCTTCATTGTCATTTTCGGCCCCTATCATCTAGTGGTTGGCTATAGATTTGTCACCCTGCTGTTAACGGAAAGTGATAAAGAGCAGTGTTCGGTGGAAGTTTCCCTCTACCTGTACTATCGGATCTGCTACGGGCTCACCAGCCTCAACACCCTCCTAGACCCTCTTTTCTACATCTTCCTTTGCAATGACGCACGACAAGAGCTTCGCAGGTCTCTTCTTTGCCCCTGCCGAGGTCACAGGGTCCACAGGAGTTCTCGAGTACAAACTTTTCCCAGAGGCCGTCACAGCCTCAGCGCAGATGTTTAG